The Diabrotica undecimpunctata isolate CICGRU unplaced genomic scaffold, icDiaUnde3 ctg00002278.1, whole genome shotgun sequence sequence CttacaaaattttctaaaatatcaAATGAGATTCAGAGGAAAAATTATAGTTTGTATTATTTACCAATATAATGTATGTTGCACTTTACAATGTGTACTATTTTATAGTACTGCAAATAAACCAATAAGATTTTTGAAGAAATATTGCTAGAGCATATTTTCAACAGGATTTTTTTCCATTCCAAAAATGTAGGGGTCACTTATACTATGATCTTTTCTTCAATTTGATCAAATAAGACATGTTTTGGAAATAACCAATGAAGGCAAACAAATGTCCCTATTGTAAGTGTACAATAAATGCAAAAAATGAAAGGTTACTTTGTATTGGGAATGTTACACCAAATGGTTTAGTAAATAATTTGATTAACTTTAGCTCCATATGAGATTGCACGCTGGAGACAAGCCTTGCAAGTGTGAAAAAATTTCTTTCTGAAGCActacttattctttctgttatttcattctgCATGGGACCTTCTCTGTCTATTGTAACCGCTAGGTATTTGAATGCATCTATTTCTTTTATGAATTGTTGGTTAATTTCTATATTAAATATAACATAGAAATAATAACCTGTTAAAACTTGTAAATGAAATGAAACCAGTTGAATATACAGTTAAGCCTAACGTTATTTTGTTCCAAAGTGCAATTTACATTGTACCAACCTTACCTTCGGgtaaatgacatatggcgctaatatttaaattttgtttagttgatatcaatattttaacagaaaattaatattatttggttTATGTTTATGACACTTTTTACAGCATTAACTATTCTGTATTGCCAGTCTAGATATCATATGTCATTGATTTGCATAGTTTGGgccataatattattttatttatttcattccTGTATTCCAGCAATAATTTTTCCGTTACATTAAAATACTTACAATTGCTTTGTATTTCAGGTTGTCCGCAGGGGgagaataaaatgaaaatattaactaaaaatatgaaaattggaACGAGACAAGGACcttataaatgtaaaatttgttgtAAGCAGTTTAACCAAGCAATTAgtttaaaaacacatttgaagGTACACACTGAAGAATCACCTTACAACTCTGAAATTTATTGTAAGCAGTTTAGTGAAGCAgataatttgaaaacacatttgagagttcacactggagaaaaatcatacaagtgtgaaatttgtttaaagcagtttactgCTAAAGATACCTTAAAGAGACATTTGAGaacacatactggagaaaaacttcacaagtgtgaaacttgttttaaacattttagtgAAGCTGGtactttgaaaaaacatttgagggtacacactggagaaaaaccgtacaagtgtgaaatttgttgtaaGGAGTTTAACCaaacaaatagtttaaaaaaacatttgagagtacacactaGAGAAacaccttacaagtgtgaaatttgttttaaacagtttactgATAATAGTAATTTAAAAAACCATTTGAGAATGCACAGTGGAGAAAAACctcataagtgtgaaatttgttttaaccAGTTTATTACTATAAGTAATTTGAAAGCCCACTTGAGaacgcatactggagaaaaacttcacaagtgtgaaatttgttttaaacagtttagtgcAGCATgcaatttgaaaacacatttgagagtgcacactggag is a genomic window containing:
- the LOC140431924 gene encoding uncharacterized protein, whose translation is MEIKQETSEKSCKIEIDNETSVGPFNAVKIEIKEEPKKESAYDTFDYLDFPVDSEPKVGQDEFNLFEEKQTSNEESCPQGENKMKILTKNMKIGTRQGPYKCKICCKQFNQAISLKTHLKVHTEESPYNSEIYCKQFSEADNLKTHLRVHTGEKSYKCEICLKQFTAKDTLKRHLRTHTGEKLHKCETCFKHFSEAGTLKKHLRVHTGEKPYKCEICCKEFNQTNSLKKHLRVHTRETPYKCEICFKQFTDNSNLKNHLRMHSGEKPHKCEICFNQFITISNLKAHLRTHTGEKLHKCEICFKQFSAACNLKTHLRVHTGEKPYKCEICCKQFKHAIGYKIHLRVHTGETPYNCEICLRQFTVKGTLKRHLRVHTGEKPYNCEICFKQFKQTSILKKHLRVHAREKL